A window from Flavobacterium gyeonganense encodes these proteins:
- a CDS encoding glycoside hydrolase family 95 protein, whose protein sequence is MNLRNKITAICFGIVSFVSTAQTKTELKLWYDKPATIWNEALPLGNGRLGAMVFGDPAVERLQLNEETIWAGSPNSNAHMKSIEALPKVRQLVFEGKFDEAQDLATRDIMSQTNDGMPYQTFGSAYISFPGHQKYTNYYRDLDIENATAKVKYTVNGVEFTREILTSFSDQVIVVKLSASQPGQITANVFMNSPIDKTVPSTEGSQIILSGVGTNFENVKGKVKFQGRIEAKNKGGEVSASNGILIINKADEVTLYISIATNFKNYQDITEDEVSKSKAYLEKALPKSFDEIKKAHVAYYQKFFNRVALDLGSNDAIKKPTNERIRDFKNQFDPQLASLYFQFGRYLLISSSQPGGQPANLQGIWNDMVTPPWDSKYTTNINAEMNYWPAEVTNLTEMHEPFIQMAKELSVTGAVTAKTMYNANGWVLHHNTDIWRVTAPVDSAASGMWMTGGAWVSQDLWERYLYTGDINYLKEIYPVIKGASDFFLDFMITDPNTGYLVVVPSSSPENTHAGGTGKATIASGTTMDNQLVFDLFSNVIKASKLVAPDENYTKKLSDALAKMPPMKIGKHSQLQEWQDDWDNPKDNHRHVSHLYGLFPSNQISPVKTPELFEGAKQSLIYRTDESTGWSMGWKVNLWARLLDGNHAYKLIQDQLHLVTADQRKGGGTYPNMLDAHQPFQIDGNFGCTAGIAEMLMQSQEDAIHLLPALPTVWKDGSIKGLVTRGGFVIDMTWKNNKISTLKVYSKLGGNCRLKLENTLKADKGIVLKKAKGKNPNLLFYDVEVKKPIISKEAKLPKVQLPKYNEYDVEMKAGQTYSFSAN, encoded by the coding sequence ATGAATTTGAGAAATAAAATTACAGCTATCTGTTTTGGAATTGTTTCCTTCGTCTCAACAGCGCAGACCAAAACCGAACTAAAATTGTGGTACGACAAACCGGCAACCATCTGGAACGAAGCTTTGCCTTTGGGTAACGGCCGTTTGGGCGCAATGGTTTTTGGTGATCCCGCAGTGGAGCGTTTGCAATTGAACGAAGAAACCATTTGGGCAGGTTCGCCAAACAGCAACGCACATATGAAATCAATCGAGGCGTTGCCAAAAGTAAGACAGCTGGTTTTTGAAGGAAAATTTGACGAAGCACAGGATTTGGCAACCCGTGATATTATGTCGCAGACCAACGACGGAATGCCGTACCAGACTTTTGGAAGCGCTTATATTTCGTTTCCGGGACATCAAAAATACACGAATTATTACCGTGATTTAGATATCGAAAACGCTACGGCAAAAGTAAAATATACCGTAAACGGAGTAGAATTTACCAGAGAAATTTTGACATCTTTTTCAGATCAGGTGATTGTAGTAAAATTGTCGGCAAGTCAGCCGGGACAGATTACGGCCAATGTTTTTATGAACAGCCCGATTGACAAAACCGTTCCTTCGACAGAAGGGAGTCAAATTATCCTTTCGGGAGTTGGAACTAATTTTGAAAACGTAAAAGGAAAAGTAAAATTTCAGGGACGAATCGAAGCCAAAAATAAAGGCGGAGAAGTTTCGGCAAGCAACGGAATCCTAATCATCAACAAAGCTGATGAGGTAACGCTTTACATTTCGATAGCGACCAATTTCAAAAATTATCAGGACATTACCGAAGATGAAGTATCGAAAAGCAAAGCATATTTGGAGAAAGCTTTACCGAAAAGTTTCGATGAAATTAAAAAAGCACACGTTGCCTATTATCAAAAATTCTTCAACAGAGTGGCTTTGGATTTAGGTTCAAACGATGCTATTAAAAAACCGACGAACGAAAGAATCCGTGATTTCAAAAATCAATTCGATCCGCAATTGGCGAGTTTATATTTTCAGTTTGGACGTTATTTATTGATCTCGAGTTCACAACCGGGAGGTCAGCCTGCCAATTTACAGGGAATCTGGAACGATATGGTAACTCCGCCCTGGGATTCTAAATACACAACAAACATCAATGCCGAGATGAATTATTGGCCTGCTGAAGTCACCAATCTTACCGAAATGCACGAGCCTTTTATCCAAATGGCAAAAGAATTGAGCGTTACGGGAGCAGTAACAGCAAAAACAATGTACAACGCCAACGGCTGGGTTTTGCATCATAACACTGATATCTGGCGCGTAACCGCTCCGGTAGATTCGGCTGCATCGGGAATGTGGATGACTGGTGGTGCGTGGGTTTCGCAAGATTTGTGGGAACGTTATTTGTACACCGGAGATATCAATTATTTAAAAGAAATTTATCCTGTAATCAAAGGAGCATCCGATTTCTTTTTGGATTTTATGATTACCGATCCAAATACAGGCTATTTGGTGGTAGTACCGTCAAGTTCTCCTGAAAATACACACGCTGGCGGTACCGGAAAAGCAACTATTGCTTCGGGAACTACGATGGATAATCAGTTGGTTTTTGATTTGTTTTCGAATGTGATCAAAGCTTCAAAATTGGTTGCTCCGGATGAAAATTATACGAAAAAATTAAGTGATGCTTTGGCAAAAATGCCTCCGATGAAAATCGGGAAACACAGTCAGTTGCAGGAATGGCAGGACGATTGGGATAATCCAAAAGACAATCACAGACACGTTTCGCATTTGTACGGCTTGTTTCCGAGTAATCAGATTTCACCAGTTAAAACACCGGAATTGTTTGAAGGAGCGAAACAATCGTTGATTTACAGAACAGACGAATCGACAGGCTGGTCAATGGGCTGGAAAGTGAATTTATGGGCAAGATTATTAGACGGAAATCATGCTTACAAACTGATTCAGGATCAATTACATTTGGTAACCGCCGACCAAAGAAAAGGCGGTGGAACGTATCCTAATATGTTGGATGCTCACCAGCCGTTTCAGATTGACGGAAACTTTGGCTGTACTGCCGGAATCGCCGAAATGCTGATGCAGAGTCAGGAAGATGCGATTCATTTATTGCCTGCTTTGCCAACGGTTTGGAAAGACGGAAGCATCAAAGGTTTGGTAACCCGAGGCGGATTTGTAATCGATATGACCTGGAAAAACAATAAAATTTCGACTTTGAAAGTGTACTCAAAATTAGGAGGAAACTGTCGATTGAAATTGGAAAACACGTTGAAAGCAGACAAAGGAATTGTGCTTAAAAAAGCAAAAGGAAAAAACCCAAATCTGTTGTTTTATGATGTTGAAGTAAAGAAACCGATTATTTCTAAAGAAGCAAAATTGCCGAAAGTACAATTGCCAAAGTACAATGAATATGATGTGGAAATGAAAGCGGGGCAGACGTATAGTTTTTCTGCGAATTAA
- a CDS encoding acetylxylan esterase, with protein MTTIKNILFALLVSIFGLTHAKAQCTSDTNFRKPVSETIKNIETIFKITIIDDRGLLKGKELDYADWRIEQGNLEVSLANVLVPFELTYFKQPDGKYQIRKYENHKVSVDKGKERLDYLTTLYSNVADWEKRKNELKACMTTSFGLDKAPPTPKSKPLLTPKRIYKDYSVENIALEILPGVYTTGSIYKPYPLNKKSAIILTPDGHFGDGRYRKDEQYRCAIMAKMGAIVVSYDLFAWGESLLQFPEETHRNSIASTVQVLSGIRLLDYLATIKNADVSRVGVTGGSGGGSHTMFLAALDDRITVSAPVVMVSSHFSGGCPCESGRGIHLCGNGTNNAEISAMMAPKPQLIVSDGKDWTLAVPELEFPFIQRTYELYGKKDLVENAHFANEGHDFGVSKRMALYPFMAKYLGLDLNKVKNEKGEIDESTCVIEPYDKLYVFGNKAENLPKNALKDIDKLYEMFGEKNLKIYEVKK; from the coding sequence ATGACTACAATTAAAAACATACTGTTTGCCTTACTGGTTTCAATTTTCGGATTGACGCATGCAAAGGCGCAATGCACATCCGATACAAATTTCAGAAAACCGGTTTCAGAAACTATAAAAAATATAGAAACCATTTTCAAAATCACCATAATTGACGACAGAGGTTTACTGAAAGGAAAAGAACTTGATTACGCCGATTGGCGAATTGAACAAGGCAATTTAGAAGTTTCTCTGGCGAATGTTTTGGTGCCTTTTGAGCTTACTTATTTCAAACAGCCGGACGGAAAATACCAAATCCGAAAATATGAAAACCATAAAGTTTCAGTCGATAAAGGCAAAGAGCGTTTGGATTATTTAACCACTTTATATTCGAATGTTGCCGACTGGGAAAAACGAAAAAACGAGTTAAAAGCTTGTATGACCACGTCATTTGGTTTAGACAAGGCGCCCCCAACACCAAAGTCTAAACCACTTTTAACCCCAAAAAGGATTTATAAAGATTACAGCGTAGAGAACATCGCTTTAGAAATTCTGCCAGGAGTTTACACGACCGGATCTATTTACAAACCCTATCCGCTAAACAAAAAATCGGCAATTATCTTAACGCCCGACGGACATTTCGGTGACGGAAGATATAGAAAAGATGAGCAGTACCGTTGTGCCATCATGGCTAAAATGGGCGCCATAGTAGTGAGTTATGATTTATTTGCCTGGGGCGAATCCTTATTGCAATTTCCCGAAGAAACGCACCGAAACAGCATAGCCTCAACCGTTCAGGTCTTGAGCGGAATCCGATTATTGGATTATTTGGCCACCATAAAAAATGCCGATGTTTCTAGAGTGGGCGTTACCGGCGGTTCCGGCGGAGGTTCGCACACGATGTTTCTGGCCGCTTTAGACGATCGAATCACAGTTTCGGCTCCCGTGGTGATGGTTTCCTCACATTTTTCGGGCGGTTGTCCGTGCGAGAGCGGTCGCGGAATCCACCTTTGCGGAAACGGAACCAATAATGCCGAAATCTCCGCAATGATGGCGCCAAAACCACAATTGATTGTTTCCGACGGAAAAGACTGGACACTGGCCGTTCCCGAATTGGAATTCCCTTTTATCCAAAGAACTTATGAATTGTACGGCAAGAAAGATTTGGTAGAAAATGCCCATTTTGCCAATGAAGGACACGATTTTGGTGTTTCAAAACGTATGGCTTTGTATCCGTTTATGGCGAAATATTTAGGCTTGGATCTGAACAAAGTGAAGAATGAAAAAGGCGAAATCGACGAGTCCACTTGCGTGATTGAGCCTTACGATAAATTATATGTTTTTGGCAACAAAGCCGAAAATCTGCCGAAAAACGCATTAAAAGACATCGACAAATTATATGAAATGTTCGGAGAAAAAAATCTGAAAATTTACGAAGTGAAGAAATAG
- a CDS encoding glycoside hydrolase family 78 protein — MIENPLAVNTNQPRLSWQLVSKEFYASQIGYQILVSSSEENLKKDNGDIWNSGRVNSEKNLQITYSGTPLKSETKYFWKVKVWNQKGKASNWSKTALFRMSPLSSDLNPIWIGAITKADSHLPEGRNYHTATFNRQKKDALINASDSLSRRSIMLRKPFEVKKEIKEAVVYISGLGHYELTINGKKIGNSEFAPLWTDYDKTVNFNTYELSAEELKKGENVIGVLLGNGMYNTLAERYSKFYVSFGPPTLFFKMKVIYKDGSEDIIKSDESWKYSKSPITYNSIFGGEDYNANLEQKGWNQKGFNDSNWKKVIVQEAPKGVLRPQTTTPITIQKQYEVATAKELKPNFYVFNMGQNLSGFTTIKVKGKKGQTVRVWVGESLNEDGTVGQGKTGKPYYYDYTLKGEGVEEWQPKFSYYGFQYVQIENINYKETKNENLPTLVDLKSNFIYNSAGEAGTFESSNDIFNKTHLLINNAIKSNFQSVFTDCPQREKLGWLEEIHLNGPGLLFNYNLESFIPATMQNIEDSQRDNGLIPTIVPEYVVFGGDFTDSPEWGVTGVILPWMYYEYYGDASLIEKYYPVMKRYVDYLGTKATNHIVSHGLGDWYDYGTHPAGYSKNSPIALSATSHYFYGASLVAKAAKLLNKTEDITKYEKLTSDIKNAFNKEFFNPETKQYGTSSQFSNAVPVFMDIVEPQYKQAVMQNLLADIKAKGDRLTTGDVGNRYLFQALARNGENETMYKMNNHYDAPGYGFQIKFGLTTLTEQWDPRKGNSWNHFMMGQIEEWFYQSLAGIVPDDQNPGFKHFFIQPEIVGDMTFVKATYQSIYGNIASAWEKKDGKLILKVAIPANTSATIKLPIAKNSEINVNGKPTKDLKLGSGKYTIECKL, encoded by the coding sequence ATGATAGAAAATCCATTGGCAGTAAATACTAACCAGCCAAGATTAAGCTGGCAATTGGTTTCAAAAGAATTTTATGCCTCACAAATAGGTTATCAGATTTTGGTTTCCTCTTCGGAAGAAAATCTAAAAAAGGACAACGGCGATATCTGGAACAGCGGAAGAGTAAATTCAGAGAAAAATCTTCAAATTACTTACAGCGGAACTCCGCTAAAAAGCGAAACCAAATATTTCTGGAAAGTCAAAGTATGGAATCAAAAGGGCAAGGCATCCAATTGGAGTAAAACAGCTTTGTTCAGAATGTCACCTTTATCATCAGATTTGAATCCAATCTGGATTGGTGCGATTACAAAAGCCGACAGCCATTTACCGGAAGGTAGAAATTACCATACAGCCACTTTCAACAGACAGAAAAAAGACGCTCTGATTAATGCTTCGGATTCATTGTCGCGCAGAAGTATTATGTTGCGTAAGCCTTTCGAAGTAAAAAAAGAAATAAAGGAAGCCGTGGTTTACATTTCAGGTTTAGGGCATTATGAACTGACGATTAACGGAAAAAAAATTGGCAACAGTGAATTTGCCCCTTTATGGACAGATTACGACAAAACGGTCAACTTCAACACTTATGAATTATCCGCTGAAGAACTAAAAAAAGGCGAAAATGTAATTGGTGTTTTATTAGGTAATGGAATGTACAATACACTTGCCGAACGCTATTCGAAATTTTATGTAAGTTTTGGTCCGCCAACCTTATTTTTCAAAATGAAAGTGATTTATAAAGACGGTTCCGAAGACATTATAAAATCAGATGAAAGCTGGAAGTACAGTAAAAGCCCGATTACCTACAACAGTATTTTTGGAGGAGAAGATTACAATGCTAATTTAGAACAAAAAGGCTGGAACCAAAAGGGTTTCAATGATTCAAATTGGAAAAAAGTAATCGTTCAGGAAGCACCAAAAGGAGTTTTAAGACCACAGACTACCACACCAATTACAATCCAAAAACAATACGAAGTTGCTACAGCCAAAGAACTGAAACCTAATTTCTATGTTTTCAATATGGGACAAAATCTTTCGGGATTCACGACCATAAAAGTCAAAGGAAAAAAAGGACAAACTGTTCGTGTTTGGGTAGGCGAAAGCCTGAATGAAGACGGAACGGTCGGACAGGGAAAAACCGGAAAACCGTATTATTACGATTATACGCTGAAGGGCGAAGGCGTTGAAGAATGGCAACCGAAATTCAGTTATTACGGTTTTCAATATGTGCAGATAGAGAACATCAATTATAAAGAAACCAAGAACGAAAATCTGCCGACATTAGTAGATTTAAAATCAAATTTCATTTACAATTCGGCAGGAGAAGCAGGAACTTTTGAATCTTCCAATGATATTTTCAACAAGACACATTTGCTGATTAACAACGCTATCAAAAGTAATTTTCAAAGTGTTTTCACCGATTGCCCGCAACGCGAAAAATTAGGCTGGTTGGAAGAAATTCACTTAAACGGACCGGGATTATTATTCAATTATAATCTGGAAAGTTTTATTCCGGCAACGATGCAGAACATTGAAGATTCGCAACGTGACAATGGATTAATTCCGACCATCGTTCCCGAATATGTAGTTTTTGGAGGCGATTTTACTGATTCACCGGAATGGGGAGTTACAGGCGTGATTCTGCCGTGGATGTATTACGAATATTACGGCGACGCTTCGTTAATCGAAAAATATTATCCCGTAATGAAAAGATATGTGGATTATTTGGGAACCAAAGCAACCAATCATATCGTCTCCCACGGATTGGGCGATTGGTACGATTACGGAACTCATCCGGCGGGTTATTCCAAAAACAGTCCGATTGCACTTTCGGCAACTTCTCATTATTTTTATGGAGCGAGTTTAGTTGCAAAAGCGGCAAAACTATTAAATAAAACAGAAGATATTACGAAGTATGAAAAGCTGACTTCGGATATCAAAAATGCTTTCAACAAGGAATTTTTCAATCCGGAAACCAAACAATACGGAACCAGCAGTCAGTTCAGCAATGCCGTTCCCGTTTTTATGGACATCGTAGAACCGCAATACAAACAGGCAGTAATGCAGAATTTATTAGCCGATATCAAAGCCAAAGGCGACCGATTAACGACAGGCGATGTTGGAAACCGCTATTTATTTCAGGCTTTGGCACGAAACGGCGAAAACGAAACGATGTACAAAATGAACAACCATTACGATGCACCGGGTTATGGATTTCAGATAAAATTTGGACTAACAACTCTCACCGAGCAATGGGATCCGCGCAAAGGAAATTCGTGGAATCATTTTATGATGGGACAAATCGAAGAATGGTTTTACCAAAGTCTGGCCGGAATTGTTCCCGACGATCAAAATCCGGGATTCAAACATTTCTTTATTCAGCCGGAAATCGTGGGCGATATGACTTTTGTAAAAGCCACATACCAATCCATTTACGGAAATATTGCTTCGGCCTGGGAAAAGAAAGACGGAAAGTTAATCCTGAAAGTGGCCATTCCTGCGAATACATCAGCGACCATAAAATTGCCAATCGCAAAGAATTCCGAAATAAATGTCAACGGAAAACCGACTAAAGATTTGAAATTAGGTTCAGGAAAATATACAATTGAATGCAAATTATAA
- a CDS encoding six-hairpin glycosidase yields the protein MIAFQNIKTNIVSATTILLSCVAVNSAQAQQDTIRYTGKTLSNVDYHHGQLSPAVGVHATQIMRASREHPEKADGFGWTYNHQSMMAYWNNTFYLHYLSDPSGEHIPPSQTFMMTSKDGVNWTKPAVLFPIYHVPDGFKKEGVEGVAKNIDAIMHQRMGFYVSSDNRLLATGYYGVALDKKDDPNDGKGIGRVVREIYKDGTYGPIYFIRYNKTGNPLPTTFPFYTKSKDKKFIKACDELMSKPLLMQQWVEEADRDDELIPLKKQYKAFNYYHLPNGNVVGLWKFALTSLSKDNGKTWEYIPVRAPGFVNSNAKIWGQKTSDNRYATVYNPSEYRWPLAISTSDDGLNYKDLLLVHGEITPMRYGGNYKSAGPQYVRGINEGDGTPPDGKLWVSYSVNKEDIWVASVPVPVTSEVKENANDVFNDLPNGEELKLWNTYDLAWASTKIEKKKDGQKWLTLRDQDFFDYSRAERVIPFAQKMEATFTVKPEQNSHGLLQVEFQNKQGLPAIRIVFDSDGEIKVKHGARHGGIGKYEAGKDYTITVKLDVTSRSYTVKVNDGKETNKIFYAPVDGISRIMFRTGDQRYTPNADTEPDTPDFTDLPDTGKLIPEAVFNIQSLVTKKL from the coding sequence ATGATTGCATTTCAAAACATAAAAACCAATATCGTATCAGCAACAACCATTTTGTTAAGCTGTGTCGCAGTCAATTCGGCGCAAGCCCAACAAGACACGATACGATATACAGGCAAAACACTTTCCAACGTCGATTACCATCACGGACAATTAAGTCCCGCAGTTGGAGTTCACGCAACGCAGATTATGCGCGCAAGCAGAGAACATCCTGAAAAAGCAGATGGATTTGGCTGGACGTACAATCACCAGTCGATGATGGCATATTGGAACAATACCTTTTACCTGCATTATTTGAGCGACCCTTCAGGAGAACACATTCCGCCGAGCCAGACTTTTATGATGACCTCAAAAGATGGAGTGAACTGGACAAAACCAGCCGTTCTTTTTCCAATCTACCACGTTCCGGACGGATTTAAAAAAGAAGGTGTCGAAGGCGTAGCGAAAAACATCGATGCGATCATGCATCAGCGAATGGGCTTTTATGTTTCATCAGATAACAGATTATTGGCAACCGGTTATTACGGAGTTGCCTTAGACAAAAAAGACGATCCGAATGACGGAAAAGGAATTGGTCGTGTGGTTCGTGAAATCTACAAAGACGGAACTTATGGTCCAATTTATTTTATCCGATACAATAAAACTGGAAATCCTTTGCCAACAACGTTTCCGTTTTACACCAAAAGCAAAGACAAAAAATTCATCAAAGCCTGCGATGAGTTGATGTCAAAGCCTTTATTGATGCAACAATGGGTCGAAGAAGCTGATCGTGATGATGAGTTAATTCCATTAAAAAAACAATACAAAGCCTTCAATTATTACCATTTGCCAAATGGAAACGTAGTCGGTTTATGGAAATTTGCTTTAACATCTTTAAGTAAAGACAACGGGAAAACCTGGGAATACATACCGGTAAGAGCACCGGGATTTGTGAACAGCAATGCGAAAATCTGGGGGCAAAAAACTTCGGATAATCGTTACGCAACAGTTTATAATCCTTCAGAATACCGTTGGCCATTGGCGATTTCAACCAGTGACGACGGACTGAATTACAAAGATTTATTGTTGGTTCACGGCGAAATTACCCCAATGCGTTACGGCGGAAATTACAAATCAGCAGGTCCGCAATACGTTCGCGGAATAAACGAAGGAGACGGAACTCCGCCGGACGGGAAACTTTGGGTAAGTTACAGCGTAAACAAAGAAGATATCTGGGTGGCTTCGGTACCAGTTCCGGTGACCAGCGAAGTAAAAGAAAATGCCAATGATGTTTTCAATGATTTGCCAAACGGAGAAGAATTAAAACTTTGGAATACCTATGATTTAGCTTGGGCTTCGACTAAAATTGAAAAGAAAAAAGACGGTCAAAAATGGCTGACGCTAAGAGATCAGGACTTTTTTGACTATTCCCGTGCCGAACGTGTGATTCCGTTTGCACAAAAAATGGAAGCGACTTTTACCGTAAAACCGGAACAAAATAGTCACGGATTGTTGCAGGTGGAATTCCAAAACAAACAAGGATTGCCTGCAATTCGCATCGTTTTCGATTCGGATGGAGAAATAAAAGTAAAACACGGAGCCCGTCACGGCGGAATTGGAAAATACGAAGCAGGAAAAGACTATACAATTACAGTTAAACTGGATGTGACTTCTCGTTCGTATACTGTAAAAGTGAATGACGGCAAAGAAACCAACAAAATTTTCTATGCACCGGTTGATGGTATTTCAAGAATAATGTTCCGCACAGGCGATCAGCGTTACACACCAAATGCCGACACCGAACCAGACACACCGGATTTTACTGATTTACCGGATACAGGAAAATTAATTCCGGAAGCGGTATTTAATATTCAGTCGTTGGTAACGAAGAAACTATAA
- a CDS encoding glycoside hydrolase family 43 protein translates to MYLAYSEDGYNWKGLEGSFLKPEIGASKIMRDPSITKGADGTYHMVWTTDWKGGNGFGYASSKDLIHWSKQEYIPVMKHEPEVVNVWAPEIFYDDVKKEYIIIWASTIPFRFEKGMEDEKNNHRMYYVTTKDFKTFSDTKLYYDPGFSVIDCVIVKKGKKDYVLVLKDNTRPMRNIEVAFGKSPLGPFEKRSKPLTEYLSEGPTVVKVGKNWLLYYDNYGSKNYKALRTSDFVKFEDVSSKIKLPEGHKHGTITTISEAVLKGLIEKK, encoded by the coding sequence TTGTACCTGGCATACAGCGAAGACGGCTACAATTGGAAAGGTTTGGAAGGATCATTCCTAAAACCCGAAATCGGAGCCAGCAAAATAATGCGTGATCCCTCAATTACCAAAGGAGCAGACGGAACTTATCATATGGTCTGGACAACCGACTGGAAAGGCGGAAACGGATTCGGATACGCCAGTTCAAAAGACCTAATTCATTGGTCAAAACAGGAATACATTCCCGTAATGAAACACGAACCTGAAGTCGTAAACGTGTGGGCGCCCGAGATTTTTTATGACGATGTTAAAAAAGAATACATTATTATCTGGGCATCCACAATCCCATTCCGATTCGAAAAAGGAATGGAAGACGAGAAAAACAACCACCGAATGTATTACGTAACCACCAAAGATTTCAAAACGTTTTCGGATACGAAATTATATTACGATCCAGGTTTTAGTGTCATCGATTGTGTGATTGTAAAAAAAGGCAAAAAGGATTACGTTTTGGTTTTAAAAGACAACACCAGACCGATGCGAAACATAGAAGTAGCTTTCGGAAAATCGCCTTTAGGGCCATTTGAAAAAAGATCAAAACCCCTGACCGAATATTTATCAGAAGGACCAACGGTGGTGAAAGTCGGCAAAAACTGGTTGCTGTATTATGACAACTATGGATCCAAAAATTACAAAGCCTTAAGAACTTCCGATTTTGTAAAATTCGAAGATGTTTCCTCAAAAATAAAATTACCAGAAGGACACAAACACGGAACAATAACAACAATTTCCGAAGCCGTTCTAAAAGGATTGATTGAAAAGAAATAA